CAACCCCGCCCCCAGCCACACCGAGCAGAACCTGCTGCGCCGCGCCTGGGACTTCTACGACGCCACCCACCCCGCCCAGGAGGGCGCGGTCGCCGGTCCGCGCGGCAAGCTCGCCGAGCTCTACCTCAAGCGGATCGCCCTGCAGCGGATCGGGCGGACGGCCCACGGCGAGCGCATCCTGCAGATCCAGTTCCGCAGCGGCTCGGCCACCGTGCCGCCGCCGGCCTGGAGCACCGAGCAGGTCTCCACCGAGGCCGTCCACCGTGAACTGCCCTGGTGGCCGGTGAACGACGAGGACTACCGGGGGCTGCGGTGAAGCCGGGGGACCCGAGAGAGCCGGTCGGCGCTCCGACCCCGGCCGGGGCGACCGGCGAGGGGCCGCGGCTGCTCCCCGCCATCCCCCGCCAGCCCGAGGCCGCCCCGGAGCCGGTCGGTGACGGCCCGGTCGGTGCGGCCCCGGCCGACGAGCGGCCGCCCGCGCCTCCGGTGCGGCCGGAGCGCCCGCCGATACCCGGCCGGCCGGCTCCCCACGCCCTGCTGCGGGACGCCTTCGCCGCCTTCGTCGGCCGCACCGCCGCCCCGTACCAGGCGGCGGTGCTGCGGATCGGCACGGGCCTGGCCTGGGGCGGCTTCCTGCTCCGCGAATGGCCCCACCGCCGGGTGCTGTACGGCGACCTGTCCCCCTGGTCCGCCGAGCTGAACGCGCGGCTGATCGCCGAGTCCCACGCCTTCACCGTGCTCGGCTGGTCCGAGGGCCGGCTCTGGTTCGAGCTGGTCTACCACCTGGCGATCGCGGCCGCCGTGCTGCTGGTGCTCGGCTGGCGGACCCGGGCGGTCGGGGTGCTCTTCGCCGTCACCGTGGTCTCCCTGCAGAACCGCAACGTCTTCGTCGGCGACGGCGGGGACAACGTGATCCACCTGATGGCGATCTACCTGGTGCTGACCCGCTGTGGCCGGGTCTGGTCGCTGGACGCCCGGCGCCGCGCCCGCCGGCCGGCCCGGCCGCCCGGGGGCGAGCTGCGCGCCCTGATGGACGCCCTGACCACGATGCTGCACAACTGCGGGATGCTGGTGATCGCCGGCCAGGTGGTCCTGGTCTACGCGACGGCCGGCTGGTACAAGGTGCAGGGCTCCCGCTGGCAGGACGGCACGGCGCTGCACTACCCGCTGCACCTGGACTACTTCACCCCCTGGCCCGCCCTGTCCGGTCTGCTCGGGGCGAGCCTGCTGGTCACCTTCCTGCTCAGTTACGGGACGGTGGTGCTGCAGGTCGGCTTCCCGTTCGCGCTGGCCAACCGGCGGCTGAAGAACGTCCTGCTGGCCCTGATGGTGGCCGAGCACGCGGTGATCGCCGTGGTGCTGGGCCTGCCGTTCTTCTCGCTGGCGATGATCGCCGCCGACGC
The window above is part of the Kitasatospora sp. HUAS MG31 genome. Proteins encoded here:
- a CDS encoding HTTM domain-containing protein, translating into MRDAFAAFVGRTAAPYQAAVLRIGTGLAWGGFLLREWPHRRVLYGDLSPWSAELNARLIAESHAFTVLGWSEGRLWFELVYHLAIAAAVLLVLGWRTRAVGVLFAVTVVSLQNRNVFVGDGGDNVIHLMAIYLVLTRCGRVWSLDARRRARRPARPPGGELRALMDALTTMLHNCGMLVIAGQVVLVYATAGWYKVQGSRWQDGTALHYPLHLDYFTPWPALSGLLGASLLVTFLLSYGTVVLQVGFPFALANRRLKNVLLALMVAEHAVIAVVLGLPFFSLAMIAADAVFLPTGVLLAAERRIRRLAGHPGAVPSVG
- a CDS encoding DUF5819 family protein, which codes for MPVRSLPARAALVVAAALLLGGTGLFLAALFLHVAPPNSVSKEYQRQIDAVVFPEFEQNWKLFAPDPLQQNVTVDARVQTIADDGAVTTRDWIGLTAQDIAAVRGNPAPSHTEQNLLRRAWDFYDATHPAQEGAVAGPRGKLAELYLKRIALQRIGRTAHGERILQIQFRSGSATVPPPAWSTEQVSTEAVHRELPWWPVNDEDYRGLR